AACCAGCAACAAGAAGATTGATTCTCAGTACAGCTACAAGGTTTTTTGACCCATTGGGGTTGATAGCTCCGGTCATTCTTCCATTCAAGATGATGTTTCAGAAACTTTGCAAGGCTGGAAAAAACTGGGACGAGTTCTGTTGGTCGATGCTGAACTCAATCACAAGTGGCAGGCGACTCTATCGGATTTGAGACAGACTGGAAGAGTGAGCTTTAAGAGATGTTATGCTAAGGGATTGAATGGTGGCAAGGTCAAGTCAGTCCAACGTCACTGTTTTGCTGACGCATCGGAAAAGGCTTATGGAGCTGTGGTCTACATGAGAGAAGAGTATGAGGCAAGGGTGGAATGTCAGATAGTATCTTCGAAGACGAGAGTTGCACCATTAGCTAAACAAACTATCCCTCGTCTGGAGTTGCTGTCCAACTTAACTGCGGCCAGATTGTTGAACAGCGGAAGTCAAGCATTAGACGACGTAAGAATTGACGATTTTTTTAACTGGACAGATTCTATGATTTCGCTGTGGTGGATCACAAACACTGACAAGGAGTGCAAGCAGTTTGTCGAGAACCGAGCGGCCGAAATTCGAAGGAATTCACGCCCTGAACAGTGCAGATACTGTCCCACAGTAGACAATCCCCAGACAATCCAGCATCCAGAGGAATCAAGTCTACTGAGTAGAAAGAAAGCAGCCTGTGGTTACATGGACCCGACTTCCTGTCTAAGAGTAGTGAGCAGTGGCTAGTTCAACCGACAGTTGTGCAAGCCAGAGAAGATTTAAGCGAACTGAAACCCTTTAAACCAGCTGTTTCCAGCTTAGTCACCACGTGCGTTGAAGGGAAGGAAGAAGAACCGAGTCTAGATAAATTAATCAATCTTGAGAACTTTTTCTTTAACCAAGCCTCTAAGAGTGACTGTGTTGGTTGTGTTTATTGAGAAATTGAAGAAGTCGAGGTCACGGTGCAGAGAAGGAACGGAGGAAGATTTTACGAAATTATACAGACAAGCAGACATGTCGTGGATTAGGGACTTTCATCAAGAGATCCTAAAAAGCGACAAGTATCCGCAGATGAAGTCATCATTAGCACTTTGTCAAGACGAAGA
The sequence above is a segment of the Montipora foliosa isolate CH-2021 chromosome 2, ASM3666993v2, whole genome shotgun sequence genome. Coding sequences within it:
- the LOC137991218 gene encoding uncharacterized protein gives rise to the protein MTVCTLHIGPPLNPLLFDILLRFRVHEVALTADIEKALLNIEIDPEHRDCEIFKNPNKESPEVMVLRFARVVFGVNASPFILNATISRHFNTCLPVDSALARELLKSLYVDDYVPGNGDVDSAFKLAKKIKLCLQSGGFIMRKWAHGRALEQDEAFSDDFGKSNGPRVEEEDKSFSKSVFKQSTEKEQKVLGMLWNPTQYELIYDLTKTLGDVDAQPATRRLILNDVSETLQGWKKLGRVLLVDAELNHKWQATLSDLRQTGRVSFKRCYAKGLNGGKVKSVQRHCFADASEKAYGAVVYMREEYEARVECQIVSSKTRVAPLAKQTIPRLELLSNLTAARLLNSGSQALDDVRIDDFFNWTDSMISLWWITNTDKECKQFVENRAAEIRRNSRPEQCRYCPTVDNPQTIQHPEESSLLSRKKAACGYMDPTSCLRVVSSG